The following DNA comes from Castanea sativa cultivar Marrone di Chiusa Pesio chromosome 10, ASM4071231v1.
TCCATTGTTCTTTTTTACCATCACgacgtttgccaaccaatctGGGTAGTATACTTCTCTGATAAATCCTGCCTCTTGtagtttgcggacttcttctgctactgcttgatctctttcttgggcaaaggttcttttcttttacCGGACGGGCGGGAAAGATggcgacacgttcaacctgtgtACCATGACTGATGGATCgattcctggcatgtcttcgtggctccatgcgaacacgtccctgttttctttcaagaaggTCGCGAGTTCTTGACGTACCGCCGGTTCGGCCAGGGTGCCGATTTTGGTCGTTCGCTTCAGGTGGGCTTCGTCAAGAAGTACGTCTTCGAGCCTCTCGACGGGCTCTGTCGCCACCTAACGTTCCTCTATGTTCATGGCCTGAATGTgattgtccatctccatcatggctaCGTAACATTCGCATGCGGATACTTGATTTCCTCTTAATTCTCCAATTCCATAATCAGTAggaaattttatcatcaaatggtatgtcgaTGTTACAgctttccatgagttgagggttggaCGTCCTATAATGGCATTGTAGGCCGACGAGTAGTCGACTACAAGGAATGTTACATTCTGGGTGATCcgctgtgggtagtctccaatgGTTACTACCAAAGTGACAACGCCAAGTGGGAGTACCCTGGCtcctccaaagccaacgagcGGGGCGTTAGTCGGAACTAGTCGTTCCCTTCCAAATCCCATTTGTTGGAAAGtgggatagtaaaggatgtctgctaaactaccgttgtctacgagGACTCGATGTATGTTATAGTCTCCTGCCTGTATAGTGACGACCAAAGCATCGTCATGGGGATGATGAAGGCGCCGGGCGTCTCCTTCTGAAAACTCAATAGGGGGATTGTCAATCCGCGACCTTTCGAGTGCGAGACTTGTCATCTGGACGTTCTGAACCGTTCTGAGGTATGTCTTTCGAGCTTTCTTGGATGACCCGACGGTCAtggtgccccctacaatcatccttatatcTCCTACAGGTTGCCTGGGGCGATCATTGTCTCGTcgaggggcttgattttgtggcgggtCTGCCCTCTCCTTGTTAACGAACCTCTGCAGCCTTTCTCATCTaataagagcttctatttgctgtttCAATTCATAGCAATCAGCGGTGTCATGGCCATGATCTTGATGAAACCGGCAGTATTTGTCCCTTGGTctcctgttgggatctcccttcagtttGCCAGGAAAAGCCAAAGTTTcttcatctttaatctgcattaGTACCTGGTCGATAGGAGCGTTTaggggagtgaagttcgtgaatcttcccGTAGGCGGTTTGGGTCGTCGATCTTCTCGTTGTTCTctggttcttgccatttttcgCCCTTTGTCCGGTTGCGCaccttcctgtctttccctcttTCTGGGCTTGTCCTCTTATGCTAGCAAGGCGtcctctgcgttcatatacttcgtcgccctgtaaaacacatcggacatagtctttgggtcattcttgcataaagagaacaagaacttaccctttcgtagcccgtttgtgaatgctgccacaagtatcttgtcatctgcctcgtctatcgagagggcttccttgttaaagcgggctatgtatgatcttaatgTCTCATCTTCTCGTTGTTTAATATTCAATATACACGcagtagacttcttatgccTGTGACTCCCGatgaagtgtgatacgaactgtgctcctaattccttaaaagtgctgatagaattaggcgtcagcctactgtaccagtccctcGCATGTCCTTTCAGAGTAGTGAGAAAAGCcttgcacatgatttcatctggtatgccctgaagatgcattagggttctgaaagattccaagtgatccaatgggtccttggatccgtcgtaatcTTCCACgtgaggcatgcgaaactttggaggaagggggcatgaattcacgagCGCTATGAAAGGCGAAttcgttctatggactaggtcgtccaggctGCTGGATACTCGTCCTCTAAGGGCATTCATCATCGCATCCATatgttccctcatctcctgcatctcagctgcTATGTGAGTCGGTAGGGTGTCCGAGACGGATGGTCGGTTGGTCTCTTG
Coding sequences within:
- the LOC142612411 gene encoding uncharacterized protein LOC142612411 encodes the protein MTVGSSKKARKTYLRTVQNVQMTSLALERSRIDNPPIEFSEGDARRLHHPHDDALVVTIQAGDYNIHRVLVDNGSLADILYYPTFQQMGFGRERLVPTNAPLVGFGGARVLPLGVVTLVVTIGDYPQRITQNVTFLVVDYSSAYNAIIGRPTLNSWKAVTSTYHLMIKFPTDYGIGELRGNQVSACECYVAMMEMDNHIQAMNIEER